Genomic segment of Glutamicibacter sp. JL.03c:
CGCACATGGAAGCCCACCTCGTCGCCGATCTCGGTGCCCATTTCCTCGGCGATGCGTTCGGCCACGGTGCGCGCGGCCAGGCGGCGGGGCTGGGTGTGGCCGATCATGCCCTTCTCGGCCAAGCCGAGCTCGATGAGCATTTTGGGCAGCTGGGTGGTTTTGCCCGAACCGGTTTCACCGGCAATGACTACCACTTGGTTTTCGCGCACTGCCGTGAGGATGTCCGCGCGACGGGCTGAGACCGGGAGGGCTTCGGGATACGTAATGCTAAGCGCCATGATGATCCCATTCTATTCGCGTCGCGCGAGTTCTCTGTGGCCGCCGGGCCGAGGCGGCGAATACCGGTGATTTCGCCGGCTGCGGCAGTTTCCGGGCCGAGTCAAATTTTCGCTGTGTCTCAGCAAGTGTCGACATCTTGGGGTGACAAAATACAAAACTTCCAGATTCTCGCCGTTGGCAGAGAATTTGTGTCCATTGCTCCGTGGATCAACAGTAAATCGTCTGTGAAAGCGCCTTTCTTGTAAGCAAGGTGAGGTCTTTCACATGTAAGATCTAGGGTAATCATCGACGTCAGGCCTGGATGGTTCCCTACGGCGGCCCACGTGTGGCGCTGCACTACCAGGCAACAGCGGAATCGATGGGAATCACTCGCATCAGGGAACTTTGAAAGGAACTTCAATGAAGAGCTTCACAGCTATGAAATTTGCAGCCGTGGCAGCTGCAAGCGCACTGGCATTAACCGCTTGCGGAAGCGGCGACGGATCCGGCGGTTCGGCCGGCGGCGACGAGGCAGTCAAGATCGGCATCGCCCAGTACGTCTCGCACCCTTCGCTGGATGCAGTAGTTGAAGGCTTCAAGTCCGGCATGGAAAAGGCCGGGTACACCGGCGACAAGATTTCCTACGATGAGAACAACGCCGAAGCGGATCAGGCAACCAATACCTCGATCGCCGGCAAGCTGGCAGCTGACTCAGATATTGATCTGGTCCTGGCTGTGGCCACCCCGTCGGCCCAGGCCGCGGCCCAGAGCATCACCAACATCCCGGTACTCTTCTCCGCAGTCACCGATCCGGTCAGCGCCAAGCTGGTCGCCTCCAATGAGGCACCGGGCGCCAATGTCAGCGGCACCTCGGACATGAACCCGGTGGACGAACAGCTGGCACTGCTCAAGGAGCTGAAGCCGGATGCCAAGAAGGTCGGCATCGTGTACTCCTCGGGCGAGGCCAACTCGGCCGTCCAGGTCGAAATGGCTGAAGCCGCAGCCAAGGATTTGGGCCTGACCATTGAAAAGGCCGCGATCTCTGCCTCCAGCGAAGTCCAGCAGGCTGCCGGTTCCCTGGACGTTGATGCATACTACGTGCCAACCGACAATGCCGTGGTCTCCGCGCTGGAAGGCCTGCTGCAGACCGCGGACAAGAAGAAGGTTCCAGTCATCTCCGCCGACGGCGAATCGGTCAAGCGCGGCGCTACCGCAACCTACGGCATCAACTACGAGAAGCTTGGCGAGCAGACCGCGGCCATGGCTGTGAAGGTGCTCAAGGGCGAAGCCGAGCCAGCCAGCCTCCCGGTGGAAACCATCTCGCAGGTGGACCTGTACCTGAATGAGGACGCGGCCAAGAAGGCCGGAATCGAATTCACCGAGGACATGAAGTCCAAGGCCGTCGAGGTCTACTAAACCCGCAAGAACCAGCGACAGAAGGCGAGGCGCATAACCTGATGCCTCGCCTTTCGTCGTGACTACACAACTCAAGGATCCACACATGATCACAGCGGTTGAACTCGGCCTGATTTACGCCATTATGGCGCTCGGCGTGTATCTGACCTTCCGTATCCTGGACTTTCCCGACCTGACCGTTGACGGCAGCTTCACCACCGGTGCCGCGGTCGCGTCCGTGGGGATCGTCAGCGGGATGAACCCATGGCTGGCTACCGTGCTGGCCTTCTTCGCTGGCATGGTCGCCGGCACGATCACCGGCCTGCTGCACACCAAGGGAAAGATCGATGGCCTGCTGGCCGGCATCTTGACCATGATCGCGTTGTATTCCATCAACCTGCGCATCATGGGCAAAGCCAATACGCCGCTGCTGGGCGAAGAGACGCTGATCAGCCCGCTGCGCGCGGCCGGCATTCTCGGCTCATGGTCCTCGATCGGCATCTTCTTCGTGATCTGCCTGATCTTCGTCGGCGCCATCGTATGGTTCCTGCACACTGAGCTGGGCATGGCCATGCGCGCTACCGGCGACAATCAGGAAATGATCCGCTCCTTCGGCGTGAGCACCGACAACCAGAAGATCCTGGGCCTGGCATTGTCCAACGGCCTGGTGGCGCTCTCCGGCGCCATCATCGCCCAATACCAGGGCTTCGCCGATGTGGGCATGGGCATCGGCCTGATCCTGATCGGCCTGGCTTCGGTGATCGTGGGACAGGCGATTTTCACCCAGCGCTACATCTGGCTGGCCGCCCTGGCAGTAGTTTTCGGCGCGGTGATCTACCGTTTGGTCATCCAGCTGGCGCTGTCGGTGGGACTGGAGGTCAACGACATGAAGCTGATTTCCGCGATCCTGGTCGTGGTGGCCTTGCTGCTGCCAAAGTGGAAGGGATTCCAGAAAATCGTGAAGACCTTCAAGCGCACCCCCTCCGCCGTGACCGCCAAGGAAGAGGTTGGCACCAATGCTTAGTATCAAGAACCTGTCGCGCACGTTCTTCCCGGGAACGGTCAACGAGCGCAAGGCACTGCGCAATATCAACCTGGAGCTGGGCGATGGCGAATTCGTCACCGTGATCGGGTCCAATGGCGCGGGCAAGTCCACGGTGCTGAATATGGTCGCGGGCAAGCTCCAGCCGGATACCGGCTCGGTGACGATCGCAGGCAAGAATGTCACGAAGCTGGCGGACTACCGCCGCGCCAAATACATCGGCCGGGTATTCCAGGATCCGATGGCTGGCACCGCGCCGACCATGTCCATCGAGGAGAATATGGCCCTGGCCTACGCTCGTGGGCGTTTCCGCGGACTGGGCCTGGGCGTGGGTTCCAAGCGCCGCGAGCTCTTTGTCGAAGAGCTCAAGAGCCTGGAACTGGGCCTGGAGAACCGCCTGAAGACCAAGGTCGGCCTGCTCTCGGGCGGCCAGCGCCAGGCGCTGAGCCTTTTGATGGCCACCTTCTCCAAGCCGAAGATCCTGCTGCTCGACGAGCACACCGCGGCACTGGATCCGCAGCGTGCTGCGCTGGTTTCCCGGTTGACCAAGGAGATCGTCGAACGCCACCAGCTGACCACGCTGATGGTGACGCACAATATGGAGCAGGCCCTGCAATTGGGAACACGCCTGATCATGATGCACGATGGCGAAATCATCTTGGACTTGAACCAGGAGCAGAAGTCCCAGATGACCGTGCAAGGTCTGCTCGACGAATTCGGGAAGATCAAGGGCGCGCAGCTTGATGACAAGACCATGCTGCAGTAATTGAATTGCCATTCGCGGGCCCCGGACCTATTTTCAGGTTCGGGCCCGCGGTGATTAAAGCGCAGGAGGTGTTGCGAACGCGCTGGCGGCTAGTTGGCTAAGATGGCAATCGGCACTGGGCAGAGCCCGGTCCCGGCGACTACAACTCAATGACGCACGAATGGCCCGTTGGCATGCCGGAGATGGTGAAATCCGCAGTCATTGACTCTGCCTCGGATGGTGGGGCCGGGCAGTAGATCCACGTGGCATCCCAATCCGTGCCCGTGCCGCCAGTTCGCCCCCCCCAAGGCAGAAATAACTAGTCCCTGCGTCATCGGTAATGTTCGCCTTGATGGGTTCAAGAAATTCATTGCTGGGCATTCGCGGCTCAGGCTCTGCTTGGTTCGCAGCACGTTCTTGCGCTCTTGAACCCCATGATTCCAAGGCCTCATGGAACTTCGAGTCCAGCCGACGGGTTTCATCATTGGTGATACCCCTCAGATGGATTTCGAAACCAGCACTGCCGCCCGTGACATATCGAGAATGGGGGCGATCCGTTGTCAGGTTGAGGCCTGCAAAAAGACAATCCACCCCGCGGTATGTCGCGATGACTAGATCCAATGGCGCTGAAACAATACGTGGCATGGCCATAGCCTACATGGCGACGCAAAACCGGATGAGATAATCAGTAGTCGTTGGCAAGAAGAGAGCCGAGAGCTGTGGCCGGCAAGCGTACTTGCTGGCCTTCACTGAATGACGGCTTCTGGTTCTTTGCCAATGCCTCGCCACGCTAGTGCCACGCAGAGCGCGAAGACAGATGCGCCAGCAGCAATCGGCAACGTGAGATTGACACTGCCCAAGAGCCCTCCGGCTACGGATCCCAACGCGAGACCGGCTAATCCGAGGACCCGGCTAGCCGCGCTGACCCTGCCCATGAGTTGCTCGGGAACCAGCCGTTGGCGCAAGGAAAGCGAACAGACATTCCAGATCACAGCATGCATGATGTAGAACGCCAGCATGATGCCAGCCAGCAACGCTGTTGTGCTGATGGCAAGCATCCCTAGGCTCAGCGACCCCAGAGCAAGGCTTCCCAGTATTGAGCTGCGATATCCCAGAATGTGGCGAAACCTTGGCGTCATGGCGCTTCCGGCAAGACCGCCAATTGCTGAAAACGCGAGCAGAAGCCCGTACCTGGTGGAATCCAGGCCGAGCCATTCCTTGGCAAACAACACCAGAATTGAAAATGCCATCATGTACCTGATGCTGGCCAAGCCGCTGATCAATGCCAAAGCCGCGACCAATCGGTGCTTCATGAGCCAACGAATTCCGTCGCCAGCCCCAACCTAGATGCGCGGGCGCTCGCCGGAGCCAACTGCCGGACGCGCGCTGCGAGGCATGGCCAGAGCGATTGCTCCGGCTACGGCCCAAAGTCCTCCCATCGCATATAAGGGGATGGCCGCGGCGAAGGCCAAGAGAAATCCTCCCAGGGGCGGGCCAGCGAATTCATCGGTGATCAGTTGCGTGGCAGTGATCTTGCTATTGGCTTGATCCAGCTTTTCAGGGCTCACCAGCTGTGGCAACAAAGCGATCGCCGCGGTGTCTGCTGTGCCTTCCAAGACGGCGATGAATGCCATGGCCAGATAAAGCGCCCACAGATTCGGGCCGGAGAAAGCGAAGGACGACGCTAAGACCAGCAAGGCGATTCCGCGCAAGATATTTGCATAGCTGAGCAAGGTGCGCCGATCGAATCGGTCGACCCACGCTCCAGAGGCCAAGGCGAGAAGCAATCGTACCGCGGCGTAGCAGAGCGACAAGCCGGCGATCAGCCGGGGGTCCTGCGTCAAGGATGCGGCGATCAGCGGAACAGCTGCAAAGGCAACTCCATCGGCAAGGTTGGACAGCGAAGATGCTGTCCACAAAACGGCGAATCCGCGTTGAGTAGCCGCGGTCCCAGCGTATCGGTACGGGGCGGCAGAAACTTTCTAATGCTTCGCCTTAGCCAGCAGGATTTCAGTTCGTCCCGAGGCTGCATCCGTGAGTTCTTCACCGGTAGGCCGCCAGCCGTTGGCCTGATACAGCTTGATTGCCCGCGAATTGTCGGTGATGGCCCAAAGGCGCACTTCGCGGAAACCGGCCGCCCGCGCAAAGTTCTCCACTTCGGCCATGAGTTCGCGTGCCACGCCCTGTCCCCAGAAATCAGGGGCAACGGCGACGTAGTAGATCTCCAGGTAGCCATCATGCGGTGAGCAGAGTGTGAATCCTGCTGGAACCCCGTCCTTGGATGCGAACACGAGCCTGGCATCGGGCAAGGCCAAGCGACGCTCGACTCCGGCCAGTGCTTGGCTGCCGTCAACAGGCCGGGGCATGTGATCGCGTTGGGCCGCAGCCTGCGCCCAGATTTTCGCAGCGTTCTGGACATGCTGCGGATCCTGTGGTGCTGCTTCAGCAACAGTTATCGAGGGGGTGTCCATTAATAGTTTCCCAGGCCGGAGCTCGTCGGCTAGATGATCCCGCTGGAGCCAAGCAGCGAGCCGGCGGCGAAGGTCGCGGCCAAGGCCAGGGCACCGCCGACGACCAGGCGAAGTGCCGCCACCCGTTTGGAGCTGCCTCCGATGTAGGCGCCCAGCGTCCCGGTAACCGCGAGGGCAACGAGTACCGCGGCAAAGGTCACGGGAATGCGGATCTGTTCCGGCGGCAGCAAGATGGCCAGCATGGGCAGGACGGCACCGATAATGAAGGACGCCGCCGATGCATAGGCGGCATGCCAAGGGTTGACGACTTCTTCCTCATCGATATTCAGTTCCGCGGATAAATGTGCTGCCAGCGCATCATGCTCCGTCAGCTCGGTGGCTACCTGCATCGCGGTGTGCTGGCTCAATCCCTTGGCCTCGTAGATCCCGGCAAGCTCAGCGAGCTCCGCGTCGGGATCGTCACGGAGCTCTTGGCGCTCCTTCTCAACCAGGGCTCGCTGCGAATCACGTTGACTGCTGACCGAAACATATTCGCCCAGGGCCATCGAGATGGCTCCGCCGATGACCGCGGCCATTCCGGCAGTGAAAATCGGGGCGGTGTGGTTGGTGACGCCGGCGACCCCAACAACCGTGGCGGCTACCGAGACGATGCCGTCATTCGCGCCGAGAACTCCAGCGCGGAGCCAGTTCAGGCGTTCGGCGAAGTTCTGATCATGGGGCTCATTGGGATGGGCCTGAGTTGAAACGGTCATGCCACCAAGATAACCACCAGCTGGGCGAGAACCGCCAGTGTTCAGTTGATCTGCGGCGGAAGATCACACCGCCGGGGAAATAAGAAATTGCAGGTCCGGATGATCCAGACCTGCAATTTGCTGGTGCCCCTGAAAGGAATCGAACCTTCGACCTTCTGCTCCGGAGGCAGACGCTCTATCCACTGAGCTACAGAGGCGCGTTGCTGGGCAACAGAAGAAATACTATCAGGTGGTGTGCTGATCTGCGCAATTCGAGCAACCGGACTGTGCCGTGTTGTAAAAGTCACCGAACCCGGCAAGTCTCACAGGCTTGGCGGAGTCATGAATGCTAATGAAGCGGTGCAATTACCGGTATTCTTGAACGGTGACTCCTGAAGAACTCTCCGCAGCAATATCCGCATGCCTCACCGAAGCCGTCGCCGCTGGTGAAATCTCCGTTGAGGTTCCAGGCACCGTGCGTGTCGACCGTCCCAAGAGCCGTGAGCACGGTGACTGGGCAACCAACATCGCGCTGCAGCTGGGCAAGAAGGCTGGCATGGCACCGCGCGACTTCGCGCAGATCCTTGCCCGACGCCTTGCCGAGGTTTCAGGAGTCGGCGCCGTGGACATCGCAGGTCCAGGCTTCCTGAACATCACCCTCGAAGCTGGCGCCGCTGGCGAACTGGCTCGCACCATCGTCGAATCCGGGGCCGCCTACGGCAACAACCAGGCCCTGGTCGGCCACGTGGTCAACATGGAATTCGTCTCGGCGAACCCCACCGGTCCGCTGCATATCGGCCACACCCGCTGGGCCGCCCTGGGCGATGCGATCTCGCGCGTCCTTCGTGCCTCCGGTGCAAGCGTGACCTGCGAGTACTACATCAACGACGCCGGCAACCAGATGAACGTCTTTGCCCGCTCGGTCTACAACCGCATCCACGGCCTGCCGGTCCCCGAGGGGGGCTACCCCGGCGAATACATCAAGGAACTGGGCGAGATCGTTCTTGCCGAAAACCCTGGCCTGAAGGACCTGGACGAAGCCGAAGCCATTCCGGCCTTGCGTGAAGCGGCCTACAAGGCACAGCTCGAAGACATCAAGAAGACCCTGGCCGATTTCGGCGTCAGCTTCGATGTCTTCTTCTCCGAAACCACCCTGCACGAAGGCGGGGCCGTGGCCGACGCCGTGACTCGCCTGCGCGAACAGGGACACATCTTCGACCAGGAAGGCGCTGTCTGGCTGCGCACCACCGACTTCGGTGATGACAAGGACCGCGTGCTGATCCGTGCCAACGGCGAACCGACCTACTTCGCCGCGGACGCCGCCTACTACCTGTCCAAGAAGGATCGCGGCTTCGAAGAGAAGATCTACCTGCTCGGTGCCGACCACCACGGGTACGTCAACCGCCTGAAGGCCATCGCCGCCTGCGCGGGCGATGACAAGGAGAAGAACATCGAGGTGCTGATCGGCCAATTGATCAGCGTCAACGGTGCCAAGCTCTCCAAGCGCGCTGGCAACATCATCGAGCTGCGCGATCTGATCAACTGGATCGGTGCCGACGCGCTGCGCTACTCGCTGGCCCGCTTCCCGGCCGATTCGCCGATCGCCCTGGACCCAGAGCAGCTGAAGAAGAACACCAACGACAACCCGGTGTTCTACGTCCAGTACGCCCACGCTCGCTCGGCCGCCGCAGCCCGCAACGCTGCCGCGAAGGGGGTCACCCGCGAGCAGTTCGACGCAGCCCTGCTGACCGACGCTACCGAAAACGAACTGCTGGCAGTGCTCGGACAGTTCCCTTCGGTGGTAGCCGGCGCCGCGGAGTTCCGCGAACCGCACCGCATCGCCCGCTACCTGGAACAGGTCGCTGGCGCGTACCACTCCTGGTATGCCGCAACCCGCATTACCCCGGTCGCTGAAGATGGAGCCATCACTCCAGTGCACAGCACCCGCCTGTGGCTGAACGATGCAGCGACCACCGTCTTGGCCAATGGATTGGAACTGCTGGGCGTCTCCGCCCCAGAGAGGATGTAATTAGCCGATGGCACTATCGCCGCTAGCCCCGCAATGGCTGCAATTCCCCGAAAACATCAACGCACTGCGCCAGATCGAATGGGCTTCGGGGGTTTCCCGCGAAGCTAGCGGCGAACTGTCCGTCCAGGGCATCGCGGTCAGCGCGCTGGCCGAGGAATTCGGCACCCCGCTGTTCGTGCTGGATGAAAACGACTTCCGCGCCCGCGCCCGCGGCTTCAAGACCGCTTTCGATGAGGCCTTCAAGGAGTTGTGCGGGGCAGTAGACGTCTACTACGCCGGCAAGGCCTTTGTCTGCACCGAGGTCGCCCGCTGGGTGACCGAAGAAGGGCTGCGCCTGGACACCTGCTCCGGCGGCGAGCTGGCCGTGGCCAAGGCCGCCAACGTCCCGGCGGAAAACCTCTCGTTGCACGGGAACAACAAGTCCAAGGCCGAGATCACCCGGGGCCTGGAAATGGGCGTCGGACGCATTGTCATCGACTCGCTCGACGAGCTCGACCGCGTGATCTCGCTGGCCGATGGGCTGGGCCTGAAAGCAGAGGTGATGCTGCGCATCACCCCGGGCGTGCACGCCTCCACCCATGAGGCCATCGCCACCGCCCACGAGGACCAGAAGTTCGGCCTGTCGATCCTGGCCGATGCCACCGGCACCTCCCCGGCATTGCGCGCGGTGGCCCGCGCCCTTGAAGCGCAGAACGTGAACCTCTTGGGCCTGCACGCGCACATTGGCTCGCAGATCTTCGAAGCCGAGGGCTTTGCCATGGTCGCTCGCACCATGCTCGGCTTGCTGGCGCAGATCCGCGAAATCCACGGCGTGAGCCTGCCCGAGCTGGATCTCGGTGGCGGCTACGGCATCGCCTACACCTCCGAGGACCACCCCTCGACCCCGGCGAAGCTGGCCGGCCAAATGGCCGAGGTCGTCACCGCGACCTGCCAGGAACTGGCCCTGGACTGTCCGCGCATCTCCATCGAGCCTGGACGGGCCATCGTCGGCCCGACCACCTTCACCCTCTACGAGGCCGGCGTGCGCAAGGACGTCCAGGTGGAGGACGCCACCGGAGCGCTGTTCCCGCGCCGTTATATTTCGGTGGACGGCGGCATGAGCGATAACCCCCGCCCGGTGCTCTATGACGCGCAATACACCGCCGTGCTCGCGAGCCGTATGACGCAAAGCGACGCAATTATTTCTCGCGTAGTTGGGAAACATTGCGAGTCAGGTGACATAGTCGTGAAGGACGTTTACCTGCCCGAGGATGTGGCGGCTGGCGACTTGCTCGCGATTCCGGCCACCGGCGCCTACTGCTGGGCCCTGTCGAGCAACTACAACTACCTCACCCGCCCAGCGGTGGTAGCGGTACGCGATGGCCAAGCCCGTTTGATCGTGCGCAGGGAAACCGAAGACGACTTGCTAGCCCGCGACATGGGAGTTTAATTGAGCGGTGAAAAGAACCTGAAGGTAGCCCTGCTGGGTTGCGGTACGGTCGGAGCCCAGGTGGCCCGCATCCTGCTGGAAGACGCGAATGAATTGGCATCCCGTTCGGGTGCCGGCCTGCAGCTGATCGGCATTGCCGTGCGCAATCTGGAGACCAAGCGCGACGTGGACTTGCCCATTCAGCTTTTCACCACCGATGCGCTGGGCCTGATCGAACAGGCCGATGTGGTCATCGAGCTGCTCGGCGGCTTGGATCCTGCCGGCCAGTACATCGCCGCCGCCCTGTCCAAGGGCGCCAGCGTGATCACCGGCAACAAGGCGCTCATCGCGCTCAAGGGAGCCGAACTGAACGAGGTCGCCGCAGCCTCCGGCGCGCAGTTGCGCTACGAAGCCGCGGTCGCTGGCGCGATCCCGATCCTGCGCCCGATCGCCGACTCGCTGGCCGGCGATCACATCACCAAGGTGATGGGCATCGTCAACGGAACCACCAACTTCATCCTGGACGCCATGGACACCACCGGCGCGGCCTTCGATGATGTGCTGGCCGAAGCCCAGGCCCTGGGCTACGCCGAAGCGGATCCGACCGCCGACGTCGGCGGGCACGACGCCGCCGCGAAAGCCGCGATCCTCGCGTCGCTGGCCTTCCACACCACGGTCTCCTCAGAACAGGTTTCCACCCAGGGCATTACCGAGGTCACCGCCGAGGATGTGGCCGCCGCGGCCGATGCCGGCTATGTCATCAAGCTGCTAGCCATCGCCGAGCAGGGCGATGCGGGCATTTCGGTGCGCGTCTACCCGGCGCTGATTCGCCGAGGCCACCCGCTGGCTACCGTGCACGGCGCGTTCAATGCGGTCTTCGTCGAAGCGGAAAACGCCGGGGACCTGATGTTCTACGGCGCAGGTGCCGGCGGCAACGCGACCGCCAGCGCTGTGATGGGCGATGTCGTGGCCGTGGCCCGGCAGATCGCCGCCGGCGCGCCGCTGCCCAACGGCTCGGTGCATCAGAGCCCGCGCATGCTGGACTTCGACGCGATTACCACCCGCTACTGGATCGGCCTGTCGGTCAAGGACCAGTCCGGCGTGCTCGCAGCCATCGCCACCGTCTTCGGCGAGCATGGCGTCTCGATCCAGTCCATGAGCCAGCAGGGCGATGCTCACTCCGGTGCCCAATTGCGCATCCTCACCCACCAGGGCACCGAATCCGCCCTGGCCAGCACCGTCGAAGCGCTCAAGGCCTTGGACGCGGTGCATTCAGTACTATCCGTTATGCGAGTTGAAGGAAACTAACGTGGCTCACCAGTGGCGCGGAGTCATCCGCGAATATGCCGAACGCCTGCCAGTAGACGAGAACACCAGGGTCATCACCCTGGGCGAGGGCGGCACCCCGCTGGTGTTCGCACCGGCGCTCTCGGAACTCACCGGCAACGAGGTCTACCTCAAGGTCGAAGGCATGAACCCGACCGGTTCCTTCAAGGACCGCGGCATGACCATGGCGATGACTGCTGCGGTGGCCGCCGGTGCCAAGGCCGTGGTGTGTGCCTCCACCGGCAACACCTCTGCCTCGGCGGCGGCCTACGCCACCCAGGCTGGCTTGAAGTGCGCGGTGCTGGTACCGGATGGCAAGATCTCCATGGGCAAGCTGTCCCAGGCCATCGCCCACGGCGCGGACATCATCCAGATCGACGGCAACTTCGATAACTGCCTTGAGGTAGCCCGCAAGCTTTCGGAAAACTACCCGGTCTTCCTGGTGAATTCCGTGAACCCCGCCCGCATCCAGGGCCAGAAGACCGGCGCCTTCGAGGTTGTCGACTTCCTGGGCGACGCGCCGGACTACCACCTGCTGCCAGTAGGCAACGCCGGCAACATCACCGCCTACTGGAAGGGCTACAAGGAGTACTCTTCGGCGTGGACCAACGAGGCCGGCAAGGAACTTGCACCGGTGTCCACCAAGAACCCGATCATGTGGGGCTTCCAGGCTGAAGGGGCCGCTCCCATCGTGGCCGGCCACCCGATCACCGAACCAGACACCATCGCCACCGCGATCCGCATCGGCAACCCTGCCTCCTGGGAGCAGGCCGAAGCCGCGCGCGACGAGTCCGGCGGCCAGATCGACTCGGTCTCCGACGATCAGATCCTCGAAGCGCACCGCTGGCTCTCGGCCCGCGAAGGCGTTTTCGTGGAGCCTGCCTCGGCTGCGGGTGTGGCCGGTCTGCTCAAGCACCACGCCGCAGGCAATGTGCCTACCGGCAAGAAGATCGTCATCACCGTGACCGGCCACGGCCTGAAGGACCCGGACTGGGCCCTGAAGCAGGCCGACGGTTCCGAAGTGGCACCGAAGAAGGTGGCCTTCGACGTGGTCGAGGTCGCCGGCGCGCTGGGCCTGGCCTAGAAGCGATCGCCGGAGGATTCCGGCGCCCTCGGCCCGCCGCGCCCTTCCCGATCACGGGGAGCTGGACGTGGCGGGCCGTTTCCCTTTCCATCACCTATCGCAGAATTCTCGAAGGAACCATGACGCAGCAGATCGCCCTGGGCCAGAA
This window contains:
- the thrC gene encoding threonine synthase, which encodes MAHQWRGVIREYAERLPVDENTRVITLGEGGTPLVFAPALSELTGNEVYLKVEGMNPTGSFKDRGMTMAMTAAVAAGAKAVVCASTGNTSASAAAYATQAGLKCAVLVPDGKISMGKLSQAIAHGADIIQIDGNFDNCLEVARKLSENYPVFLVNSVNPARIQGQKTGAFEVVDFLGDAPDYHLLPVGNAGNITAYWKGYKEYSSAWTNEAGKELAPVSTKNPIMWGFQAEGAAPIVAGHPITEPDTIATAIRIGNPASWEQAEAARDESGGQIDSVSDDQILEAHRWLSAREGVFVEPASAAGVAGLLKHHAAGNVPTGKKIVITVTGHGLKDPDWALKQADGSEVAPKKVAFDVVEVAGALGLA